GGCAGCCCGACCTCCCGCAGATGCACCGGGCCTTCTCGTCGGTCACCTTGATGTGGCCGAATTCGCCCCTGTCGGTCACGACCCTCCCCTTGTGGATGAGGCCGCTTGCCGCCCCCGACCTCGCCGATACAAAGAGGACGGTCTCCCGCTCCTCGGCGGCGCCGCCGTTGTTGAGGATATATTCGATCATGCTCCTGACGTTGTGGTCCGCCACAATCCTCTTTTCAGGGGCTGTCTTCGATATCAGGTCGATGAAGTTGACATTGGCAAGGGAGGGGATGAAGGTATAGGATTTCAGTATGCCGGCCTCGTGGTCGATGTCGCCCGGAACGGAGCAGCCGACTGCCGCGATCCCGCCGTCCGGCCCGGAGTAGTTGGAGACGATCGATTCGATATGGGAGGTGAAAAGCTCGATGAACTCGTCTTTGCCCACCGAGGAGGGGAGCCTCGTTGTGGACTGCTCAACTTCCCTTCTGGAGAAGCTGACCACGCTTGAAAAAATGCCGGAGTCATTAAACATCGTGCCGAGGTAGAGCCTCCTTTTGTGGTTCAGGTCGTAGAATTGTGCCCTCCTCCCCTTTTTTTTCTGTTCGCCGACAGCAATAACGATGAGCCCCTCCTCGATAAGCGAGTCGAATATCGAGATGATCGTGTCCATCGAGTAGCGGGAGAGCTCCCTCGCCTGCGCCTTGGAGAGGGGGCCGTTTTGGCGGAAGAGGTCGATGATGTGGTTTCTCTTGTTTATCTTCCTTCGGTCTATCTTTGCTCCGTGGGCCATAATATCTTATAGTTCTTATAGTTATGGGGAGGTTTTCTCAAATCAGGTTCATTTAAAAAAACCGTCGATCGACCTTTTTCGACCTTGCAATTTTATCGTTATCGATATATAATAGGCCGGTTTTTTCGATAAATCAAGCGTTTTTTCCCATTGTTCCTGGGTGGACGGGCTTAGTTGAGGTCAACAAAATGCATCCGGAGAGATCGAAAAACGCCATGACAATAGAAAAGGAGGTATGTATCGAGATGAAATATTTTTTGGACAGCGCAAAGCTGGACGAGATAAGGTACGCCTTTGATAACTGGGGGATAGACGGCGTCACCACGAATCCGAGACACATCCTCCTGTCGGGGAAGCCTTTCAGGACCGTGATTACCGAGCTCGCGGGCGAGTTCAAGGGGGTCGATTTCCCCATATCGGTCGAGGTCAACCCCCATCTTGCGACCGCCGCCGAGATGATCGTGGAGGCAAAAGAGCTCTCCGCCACATCGGAAAACTTCGTTGTCAAAATACCGTGCACAGAACAAGGCCTGGTAGCGACAAAGGAACTTTTCGAGGCGGGCGTAAAGACAAACGTCACCCTGGTCTTTTCCCCCTCCCAGGCGATACAGGCGGCGAGGGCTGGGGCCTGGTTCGTCTCCCCGTTCATCGGGTGGAAGGAGTCGAGCGGCGAGGGCTGCGCCGACTTCGTATCGAGCATCGTTGCGATATACGAGAACTACGCCTTCGACACCGAGATCATAGTCGCGGCGGTGAGGAGCGGAAAGCAGATCGTGGATGCGGCGGTGGTGGGGGCGGACATCGTCACCGCGGGGTTCGACGTCTACAGGGACTCCTTTACCCACCCCTTCACCGACGAGGGTCTGAAGAGATTCAGGGACGCCTGGGACAAGACGGAGAAATGATCTAATGTTAAATCCAAACGTGGGCGCCTCATAGAATATGAAGGTCGTTGTCAGATACAGGAGTTACGGGGGTGAGAGGGAGGTTACGATCGACCCGGGCACCCCGAGCGATAGTGTCGACCTCGAGGTCGTCTCGCCGGCGGAGGGCGTGAAGGCTCTGACGGACGGCGAGATAGTGGAGGCTCTGAACCTCCCCTTCGAGCCGGGCACGGGTACGCTCTACATCGTAAACGACCTCGACCGGCCTACGCCGACGGAGAGGCTCCTTAGGCTGTTAGCAGGGCGCTATCCTGGGGCGCACTCGGGGGACGTGATCGTCGCCACCGGCGCCCACAAGGTCCCGGATTCGGTTAAGGAGGCGGAAAGGAGGATTCTGGGAAGGCTCTCCGATTCCTTCTCGGGGAGGATACACTTCCACGACTCGACCGCCGACCCAAAGGTCCTGGTGGGGAGGACGCCGAGGGGAACGAAAGTCGAGGTATCGAGCCGCCTCTTCGAGTACGACAATATCGTGGCTGTCGGGAGCGTTGAGCCGCACTGGTTTGCCGGGTACACCGGCGGGAGAAAGTCGATCGTCCCCGGGGTCGCCTCCTTTGAGACTATAAGACAGAACCACTTTCTGGCGCTTTCAAAAGGCAGCGGGCCCGTGGTAACGGCAGGCAACCCGGTCTACGAGGACATTCAGGACGCCGCATCCCTCGTTGTGAAAAGGCTTAAGGAAAAAAATGTGGAGGTTTTCGGGATAAACGTGGTCTCCAGGGGGGAGAATATCCACGGCGTCTTTTGCGGGCCGATTCTGGACTCCATAACACCCCTGTTTGACAAGGTGGAATATATATATATCAAGGAGGCCGATCGGGCAGACATCGTTATCGCGGTTGCGGAGGCCCCGATGGACAGGGACCTCTATCAGGCTATGAAGTCGTTCGAAAACGTGAGGGGGGCGATAAAAATGGGCGGATCCTACATTCTCGTCGCCTCCTGCCCGGACGGGGTCGGCCCGCCCCACTTCTCCGAGACGATGGGACTCGCATCGAGGGGGGACGCGCTCACAGAGCGTCTCTCAGGCGGTTACCGCCTCGGCGACCATAAGTTCAAAAATCCGATCGGTTTCATCGACGGCGGGGGGACGATGACGGTCGTCTCCGAGGCGTTATCTCGAACGGGGTATGGCGGGGAAGCCGGCTTCTTTACGGTATGCGGAACGCTTAAGGACGCCCTGAGAAAAGAGGTGGAGAGACAGGGGGGCGGTGGGGGCGACGTGAGGGTTCTTGTCGTTATGGACGCCGTTAATCTCGTTGTGGTGCCGAAATAGAAAAAATAGATATTGAGGGAGGCTTTCGATGGTTCAACTTCTTGTGCATGGAGTGGGGGACAACGTGGCGGTCGTCGTCTCGGATATTAAAAGGGGGGATGTGGTCAAGGGCCTCAACATGGAGAGCGGGGATGAATTCGAGATAGAGTCGAATGCCGACATCCCCTTCGGCCACAAGATCGCCCTTGTGGATTTCAATGTGGACGACACGGTTATCAAGTACGACAACGACATTGGGAGGGTAGTGGCTGAAATTAAAAAGGGGGATCACGTCCACGTCCACAACGTGAAGACGAAGAGGTGGTGAAAATCAGCGGTTCAATGGAGAGATCAATACGATGAAAGAGTTTACTTTTATGGGCTACAGGCGGGAGAACGGCAGGGTCGGCGTCAGAAACCACGTTCTTATCTTGCCTCTCGATGACATATCAAACGCCGCGGCCGAAGCGGTGGCGAATAACGTCAAGGGGACGCTCGCGGTCCCCCATGGTTACGGCCGGCTTCAGTTCGGCGAGGACTTGGAGCTTTTTTTCCGCACGATGATAGGGACCGGGAGAAACCCGAACGTCGCCGCCGTTGTGGTGATCGGGATCGAGGAGGGGTGGACGAAGAGGTTAGTTAACGGGATCGCGGAGACCGGAAAGCCTGCATGTGGGTTTTCCATCGAGAGGCACGGCGACCTCAAGACTATCGAGGCGGCCTCAAGAAAGGCGCTGGAGTATGTCAAGGACGCGACGGAGCTTCAACGGACCGAGTGCGGGGCGTCGGAGCTCTACGTCTCGATAAAGTGCGGCGAGTCGGACACCACGTCGGGACTTGCCTCCAACCCCAGCGTTGGCGAGGCGGTGACGACGCTTCTCGACATGGGGGGCACCGTCTCCTTCGGCGAGACCTCGGAGATAACGGGGGCCGAGATGGTGGTGGTGGAACGTGCCGCCACCAAAGAGGTCGGGGAGGAATTTTACAGGGTCTGGAAGGCCTACGACGACTTCATAAACGAGGTGAAGACCGACGACCTTTCCGACTCCCAGCCGACCAAGGGGAACATCGCCGGGGGGCTCACCACCATCGAGGAAAAGGCCTTCGGCAACATCCAGAAGATCGGAAAGACGGCAAGGTACATCGGGGTCTTGAAGCCCGCAGAGGAGCCGAGGGGTAAGGGTCTCTGGTACATGGACACATCTTCGGCCGCCGCCGAGGCTGTGACCCTCTGGATGGCGTCCGGCGCCGTAATCCACCTATTCCCCACGGGGCAGGGAAACGTCATCGGAAACCCGGTGACCCCGGTAATCAAGCTCTCGGCGAATCCGATCACGGTCGAGACGATGTCGGAGCATATCGACCTCGACGTCTCGGATATACTCAAAGGGAGCCTATCGCTTACGAAAGCGGGGGAGATACTGGTCGATCTGACGAGGAGGACGGCAAA
This genomic interval from Candidatus Zymogenus saltonus contains the following:
- a CDS encoding ROK family protein, translated to MAHGAKIDRRKINKRNHIIDLFRQNGPLSKAQARELSRYSMDTIISIFDSLIEEGLIVIAVGEQKKKGRRAQFYDLNHKRRLYLGTMFNDSGIFSSVVSFSRREVEQSTTRLPSSVGKDEFIELFTSHIESIVSNYSGPDGGIAAVGCSVPGDIDHEAGILKSYTFIPSLANVNFIDLISKTAPEKRIVADHNVRSMIEYILNNGGAAEERETVLFVSARSGAASGLIHKGRVVTDRGEFGHIKVTDEKARCICGRSGCLDCYFSLNSFIKIAPEMIEDDGNAKDTALLDRLAGEYRNGSGEIKRELDRRLKLFTIALLNVINVTVPDLVILTGELFKIYGDPIKRIKEITAEHFEDGGYISHFRNADFDYLDIGPEIAAIGICHRLIGEEWRFHEEER
- a CDS encoding transaldolase, translating into MKYFLDSAKLDEIRYAFDNWGIDGVTTNPRHILLSGKPFRTVITELAGEFKGVDFPISVEVNPHLATAAEMIVEAKELSATSENFVVKIPCTEQGLVATKELFEAGVKTNVTLVFSPSQAIQAARAGAWFVSPFIGWKESSGEGCADFVSSIVAIYENYAFDTEIIVAAVRSGKQIVDAAVVGADIVTAGFDVYRDSFTHPFTDEGLKRFRDAWDKTEK
- a CDS encoding DUF2088 domain-containing protein; the protein is MKVVVRYRSYGGEREVTIDPGTPSDSVDLEVVSPAEGVKALTDGEIVEALNLPFEPGTGTLYIVNDLDRPTPTERLLRLLAGRYPGAHSGDVIVATGAHKVPDSVKEAERRILGRLSDSFSGRIHFHDSTADPKVLVGRTPRGTKVEVSSRLFEYDNIVAVGSVEPHWFAGYTGGRKSIVPGVASFETIRQNHFLALSKGSGPVVTAGNPVYEDIQDAASLVVKRLKEKNVEVFGINVVSRGENIHGVFCGPILDSITPLFDKVEYIYIKEADRADIVIAVAEAPMDRDLYQAMKSFENVRGAIKMGGSYILVASCPDGVGPPHFSETMGLASRGDALTERLSGGYRLGDHKFKNPIGFIDGGGTMTVVSEALSRTGYGGEAGFFTVCGTLKDALRKEVERQGGGGGDVRVLVVMDAVNLVVVPK
- a CDS encoding UxaA family hydrolase produces the protein MVQLLVHGVGDNVAVVVSDIKRGDVVKGLNMESGDEFEIESNADIPFGHKIALVDFNVDDTVIKYDNDIGRVVAEIKKGDHVHVHNVKTKRW
- a CDS encoding UxaA family hydrolase, which translates into the protein MKEFTFMGYRRENGRVGVRNHVLILPLDDISNAAAEAVANNVKGTLAVPHGYGRLQFGEDLELFFRTMIGTGRNPNVAAVVVIGIEEGWTKRLVNGIAETGKPACGFSIERHGDLKTIEAASRKALEYVKDATELQRTECGASELYVSIKCGESDTTSGLASNPSVGEAVTTLLDMGGTVSFGETSEITGAEMVVVERAATKEVGEEFYRVWKAYDDFINEVKTDDLSDSQPTKGNIAGGLTTIEEKAFGNIQKIGKTARYIGVLKPAEEPRGKGLWYMDTSSAAAEAVTLWMASGAVIHLFPTGQGNVIGNPVTPVIKLSANPITVETMSEHIDLDVSDILKGSLSLTKAGEILVDLTRRTANGRLTAAEVLGHREFVLTKLYRSA